DNA sequence from the Gaiella occulta genome:
ACAGGGACTGGTGGTCGGAATTCTCGGCGCTGCCGGACGAGTTCCTCGACGCCGGGGCCGAGGTCGTCGTGCTCGGGCGCTACCGGGGGACGGCGAGGCAGACGGGCAAGCGCCTCGACGTGCCGTTCGTGCACGTGTGGTCGCTGCGCGCGGGCAAGGCCTGGCGCTTCCGCCAGTTCCTCGACACCCGCGGCTGGGTCGAGGCGCTCGCGCCGAACCGCTGACAGGGCCGGCGGCCGGTTGACATGTCACGGGCCCCGGTGTGACACTCAACCGACGCGCCCGCCCGCTGCGGAGCAGGAGACGGGGGCGCGAGCAACAAGATCGGCGATCTCGACGTCTAAACCCAGGTGTACCCCACCAAGGAGGGCAACGGTATGAGAAAACGGGGAGGAGTGGTGTTGGCGCTCGCGCTCGGCGCGGCCGCCGCACTCGCATCCACCGCAGGGGCCGGCTCGGCGCAGGTCGCCCGGTCACAGGCCCTGAGCTGCAACGGCACGCTCAAGATCGCGCTCATGGCGCCGCTCACGGGTGACGCCGGCTTCCTCGGCAACGAGCAGCTGAGCTGGACCAAGTACGCGGTCAAGACGCTCGCGCCGAAGTTCGGTCTCAAGATCAAGCTGCTCGCCGGCGACACGCAGCTCGACCCGCAGATCGCGGCGTCCCTGGCCCAGAAGTACGTGGCCGACAAG
Encoded proteins:
- a CDS encoding nuclear transport factor 2 family protein, giving the protein MDAVEIVRRSYEAFARGDMDAVVADMHDNIEWQQAQGLPHGGTYHGLAEVRRNVFDPLDRDWWSEFSALPDEFLDAGAEVVVLGRYRGTARQTGKRLDVPFVHVWSLRAGKAWRFRQFLDTRGWVEALAPNR